Proteins from a genomic interval of Streptomyces fodineus:
- a CDS encoding MMPL family transporter — MGNRDARVRGLAARAGGWSARHRWAAVGIWVLFVALAMGLGSAAGRVDVDEGNQLKGETHTAAQIIDDAGIKQPAGETVLIQSRDAGATATGTEFRAAVADVVKAVQGTGKVTAVTSPYDTHTISRDGRSALVQFDMRGDAKTAVSRVEPVLNAVAGVQKAHGGLRIEEIGGASMQKQYKDAFGDDFQQAEYSAVPVALGILLIAFGALVAALLPVALAITAIMATMGLMGIVSHLQPMSDTANSVMLLVGMAVGVDYCLFYLRREREERQAGRDAGTALRIAAATSGRAVIVSGVTVCVAMAGMLFTGLAEFEAMGLASLMVVAVAMVGSVTVLPALLSLLGERVEKGRIPFLSRGRGKRAAGEGSRFWTAVLRVVLARPLISVVVAAGALLAVAAPALGMKTQQLTLDQEFGKSLPIVQTYNRINDAFPGGSEPAQVVVKAKDINAPEVRQALADFKQQAIASGASRGPVGIKLHDAQNVALVSVPLVGGSDMDQAVKSLDKLRDEVRPATLGKVDGVQAPITGQVAGNHDFNDQLLGSVVPVFAFVVVFAFLLMLLSFRSLTVAITSIVLNLLSVGAAYGILVAVFQHGWGASLVGAEGVGAIVTWLPLFLFVILFGLSMDYHVFVVSRIREARMRGRSTTDAIRHGVVTTAGVVTSAAVIMVAVFAIFGTLSMQSMKQMGVGLAAAVLIDATVIRGVLLPAVMALLGERNWYLPAWLRRLPDLTHDEAPEAVASGPVREAAERLPV, encoded by the coding sequence ATGGGGAACAGGGACGCGCGGGTACGGGGACTGGCCGCCCGCGCCGGCGGCTGGAGCGCCCGGCACCGCTGGGCGGCCGTCGGCATATGGGTGCTGTTCGTCGCACTGGCGATGGGGCTCGGCTCGGCGGCGGGCCGGGTCGATGTGGACGAGGGCAACCAGCTCAAGGGCGAGACACACACCGCCGCGCAGATCATCGACGACGCGGGGATCAAGCAGCCGGCCGGCGAGACCGTGCTGATCCAGTCCCGGGACGCCGGAGCGACGGCGACCGGGACCGAGTTCCGGGCCGCCGTCGCCGATGTGGTGAAGGCGGTGCAGGGCACCGGCAAGGTCACGGCCGTGACCTCGCCGTACGACACCCACACCATCTCCCGGGACGGCCGCAGCGCGCTGGTGCAGTTCGACATGCGCGGTGACGCCAAGACGGCCGTCAGCCGGGTCGAGCCGGTGCTGAACGCCGTCGCCGGGGTGCAGAAGGCGCACGGCGGCCTGCGGATCGAGGAGATCGGCGGCGCCAGCATGCAGAAGCAGTACAAGGACGCCTTCGGGGACGACTTCCAGCAGGCCGAGTACTCGGCGGTGCCGGTGGCGCTCGGCATCCTGCTGATCGCCTTCGGGGCGCTGGTGGCGGCGCTGCTGCCGGTGGCCCTCGCGATCACCGCGATCATGGCGACGATGGGTCTGATGGGCATCGTCAGCCATCTGCAGCCGATGAGCGACACCGCCAACTCCGTGATGCTGCTGGTCGGTATGGCCGTCGGCGTCGACTACTGCCTGTTCTATCTGCGCCGCGAGCGCGAGGAGCGGCAGGCCGGGCGGGACGCGGGCACCGCCCTGCGGATCGCCGCCGCCACCAGCGGCCGGGCGGTCATCGTCTCCGGGGTCACGGTGTGCGTGGCGATGGCGGGCATGCTCTTCACCGGGCTCGCCGAGTTCGAGGCGATGGGTCTGGCCTCGCTGATGGTGGTCGCCGTGGCCATGGTCGGGTCGGTGACGGTGCTGCCGGCACTGCTGTCGCTGCTCGGCGAGCGCGTCGAGAAGGGGCGGATCCCGTTCCTGAGCCGCGGGCGCGGCAAGCGGGCCGCGGGCGAGGGCAGCCGGTTCTGGACGGCCGTGCTGCGGGTGGTGCTGGCCCGGCCGCTGATCTCCGTGGTCGTGGCGGCCGGCGCGCTGCTGGCGGTCGCGGCGCCCGCGCTCGGCATGAAGACCCAGCAGCTCACCCTGGACCAGGAGTTCGGCAAGTCGCTGCCGATCGTGCAGACGTACAACCGGATCAACGACGCCTTCCCGGGCGGCAGTGAGCCGGCCCAGGTCGTCGTCAAGGCCAAGGACATCAACGCCCCCGAGGTACGGCAGGCGCTGGCCGACTTCAAGCAGCAGGCCATCGCCTCGGGCGCCTCGCGCGGCCCGGTCGGCATCAAGCTGCACGACGCGCAGAACGTCGCCCTGGTCTCCGTGCCGCTGGTCGGCGGCTCCGACATGGACCAGGCGGTCAAGAGCCTGGACAAGCTGCGCGACGAGGTCCGGCCCGCCACGCTCGGCAAGGTCGACGGCGTACAGGCCCCGATCACCGGGCAGGTGGCCGGCAACCACGACTTCAACGACCAGTTGCTCGGCTCCGTCGTCCCGGTCTTCGCGTTCGTGGTCGTGTTCGCCTTCCTGCTGATGCTGCTGTCGTTCCGCTCGCTGACCGTCGCGATCACCTCGATCGTGCTCAACCTGCTGTCGGTGGGCGCCGCTTACGGCATCCTCGTCGCCGTCTTCCAGCACGGCTGGGGTGCGTCGCTGGTCGGCGCGGAGGGGGTCGGCGCGATCGTGACCTGGCTGCCGCTGTTCCTCTTCGTGATCCTGTTCGGGCTGTCGATGGACTACCACGTGTTCGTCGTCTCCCGGATCCGTGAGGCCCGGATGCGCGGCCGCAGCACCACGGACGCGATCCGGCACGGCGTGGTCACCACGGCCGGCGTCGTCACCAGCGCCGCGGTCATCATGGTCGCCGTGTTCGCGATCTTCGGCACGCTGTCGATGCAGTCCATGAAGCAGATGGGTGTGGGCCTGGCCGCGGCGGTCCTCATCGACGCGACGGTCATCCGCGGCGTGCTGCTGCCGGCCGTGATGGCGCTGCTCGGCGAGCGCAACTGGTACCTGCCGGCGTGGCTGCGCCGCCTTCCCGACCTCACGCATGACGAGGCACCGGAGGCGGTTGCGTCCGGGCCGGTGCGCGAGGCGGCGGAGCGGCTGCCGGTCTGA
- a CDS encoding ketopantoate reductase family protein — MRYIIIGAGAVGGTVGGRLAQAGREVVLVARGRHLAALAEHGLRLRVPEGESTYRLPAVEGPAPLGELRAGDVLALAVKTQDTVAALDTWAEVPVAGGGTAAERLPLVCLQNGVESGRLALRRFRRVYGVCVWLPSTFVEPGVVSAAGSPLTGILHLGRLPHGTDDTARRIAADLADAHFEAPVVPDVARWQYAKLLWNLGTAFEALCGPAADEAAHALLARVRAEGQAVLDAAGIAHAGAEEQREARDGKVTLVPLDEGPRGGGSSWQSLARGTGTIEADYLNGEIALLGRLHGVRAPLNELFQRLANRFARERRAAGSMPVAELVRLADEAVAAAPEAACSVS, encoded by the coding sequence ATGCGCTACATCATCATCGGGGCCGGAGCGGTCGGCGGGACTGTCGGCGGGCGGCTGGCCCAGGCCGGGCGCGAGGTCGTCCTCGTGGCGCGCGGCCGGCATCTGGCGGCACTGGCGGAACACGGGCTGCGACTACGGGTGCCGGAAGGGGAGTCGACGTACCGGCTGCCCGCCGTCGAGGGGCCGGCCCCGCTCGGCGAGCTGCGCGCCGGCGACGTCCTCGCCCTCGCCGTGAAGACGCAGGACACCGTGGCCGCACTGGACACCTGGGCCGAGGTGCCCGTGGCGGGTGGCGGCACGGCCGCGGAGCGGCTGCCGCTCGTGTGCCTCCAGAACGGCGTGGAGAGCGGGCGGCTCGCACTGCGCCGCTTCCGGCGGGTGTACGGCGTCTGCGTCTGGCTGCCCTCGACCTTCGTGGAGCCCGGCGTCGTCTCCGCCGCCGGCAGTCCGCTCACCGGCATCCTGCACCTCGGCCGCCTTCCGCACGGCACCGACGACACCGCCCGCCGGATCGCCGCCGACCTGGCGGACGCCCACTTCGAGGCACCGGTCGTGCCCGATGTGGCCCGCTGGCAGTACGCCAAGCTGCTCTGGAACCTCGGCACCGCCTTCGAAGCGTTGTGCGGGCCCGCCGCCGACGAGGCCGCGCATGCCCTGCTCGCGCGCGTGCGGGCCGAAGGGCAGGCCGTGCTCGACGCGGCCGGCATCGCCCACGCGGGCGCCGAAGAACAGCGCGAGGCCCGCGACGGCAAGGTCACCCTGGTGCCACTGGACGAGGGCCCGCGCGGCGGCGGTTCCTCCTGGCAGTCCCTCGCCCGGGGCACCGGCACCATCGAGGCCGACTACCTCAACGGGGAGATCGCCCTCCTCGGCCGGCTGCACGGCGTACGGGCCCCGCTGAACGAGCTGTTCCAGCGCCTCGCCAACCGGTTCGCGCGGGAGCGCCGGGCCGCCGGGTCGATGCCGGTCGCCGAACTCGTACGCCTGGCGGACGAGGCGGTGGCGGCCGCCCCTGAGGCGGCGTGCTCCGTGAGCTGA
- a CDS encoding sirohydrochlorin chelatase, which translates to MRAPVLLVIAHGSRDPRHAATVHALVERVRSLRPGLRVETGFLDFNVPSVHGVLESLAAEDVRDVVALPLLLTRAFHAKADIPAVLREAPARLRIRQADVLGPSPLLLSALERRLYEAGLKPADKSSTGVVLASAGSSDPEAIAVIADIAREWWHTGWCAVRPAFASASLPRTEEAVAELRALGCERVAVAPYVLAPGFLPDRIARGAAGADVLADVLGPAPEVARVLLERYDAARRPALTALLGA; encoded by the coding sequence ATGCGCGCCCCGGTCCTTCTCGTCATCGCCCACGGCAGCCGCGATCCGCGGCACGCGGCGACCGTGCACGCCCTCGTGGAGCGGGTGCGGTCGCTGCGGCCGGGGCTGCGCGTGGAGACCGGCTTCCTCGACTTCAACGTCCCCTCCGTGCACGGGGTGTTGGAGTCACTCGCGGCCGAGGACGTGCGGGACGTCGTGGCCCTGCCGCTGCTGCTGACCCGCGCCTTCCACGCCAAGGCGGACATCCCCGCCGTGCTGCGGGAGGCGCCGGCGCGGCTGCGGATCCGGCAGGCGGACGTGCTCGGCCCGTCCCCGCTGCTGCTGTCCGCGCTGGAACGGCGGCTGTACGAGGCGGGGCTGAAGCCCGCCGACAAGTCCTCGACCGGGGTCGTGCTGGCCTCGGCGGGGTCCTCCGACCCGGAGGCGATCGCAGTGATCGCCGATATCGCGCGGGAGTGGTGGCACACCGGTTGGTGCGCCGTGCGGCCTGCTTTCGCCTCCGCATCCCTGCCCCGCACCGAGGAAGCGGTCGCCGAACTGCGCGCCCTCGGCTGTGAGCGGGTCGCCGTCGCGCCGTACGTTCTGGCCCCCGGTTTCCTGCCGGACCGCATCGCGCGGGGCGCGGCCGGGGCGGACGTACTGGCGGACGTGCTGGGTCCGGCGCCCGAGGTGGCCCGGGTGCTGCTGGAACGTTACGACGCGGCACGCCGGCCGGCGCTGACGGCCCTGCTGGGCGCCTGA
- a CDS encoding phosphotransferase enzyme family protein, with product MDEARARDVLATAGVLPGPARDAALLALGENAVFAAGDLVVKIGRDAELLQRARRELDIAGWLAEVGVPAVRAAEPKPRLVDGHPVTVWHRLPDPVRPAEPADLARLLRLVHALPSPPFALPPRELLGGVERWLRLAGDAIDPGDAAYLRARRDGFAAAAAALTPQLPPGPIHGDALPRNVHIGPDGPVLVDLETFSADLREHDLVVMALSRDRYGMPAEAYDSFVEAYGWDVREWAGCGVLRGARETASCAWVAQHAPSSPKALAEFRRRVRSLRDGDETVRWYPF from the coding sequence ATGGACGAGGCACGGGCACGGGACGTACTGGCCACGGCGGGAGTGCTGCCGGGCCCGGCCCGGGACGCGGCTCTCCTCGCCCTCGGCGAGAACGCGGTGTTCGCCGCCGGCGACCTCGTGGTGAAGATCGGCCGCGACGCCGAGCTGCTCCAGCGGGCCCGGCGCGAGCTGGACATCGCCGGCTGGCTGGCCGAGGTGGGCGTGCCGGCGGTACGGGCGGCGGAGCCGAAGCCTCGGCTGGTGGACGGGCACCCGGTGACGGTGTGGCACCGGCTGCCGGATCCGGTACGGCCCGCCGAGCCGGCGGATCTGGCGCGGTTGCTGCGGCTGGTGCACGCACTTCCCTCTCCTCCTTTCGCCTTGCCGCCCCGCGAGCTGCTGGGCGGTGTGGAGCGCTGGCTGCGGCTCGCGGGCGACGCGATCGACCCCGGGGACGCGGCCTATCTCCGGGCGCGCCGGGACGGATTCGCGGCCGCCGCGGCTGCGCTGACACCGCAACTGCCGCCGGGGCCGATCCATGGCGACGCGCTGCCCCGCAATGTGCACATCGGACCCGACGGGCCGGTTCTGGTGGACCTGGAGACCTTCTCCGCCGACCTGCGCGAGCACGACCTGGTGGTCATGGCCCTCTCCCGCGACCGGTACGGGATGCCGGCCGAGGCGTACGACTCCTTTGTCGAGGCGTACGGGTGGGATGTGCGGGAGTGGGCGGGGTGCGGTGTGCTCCGCGGGGCGCGGGAGACGGCCAGCTGCGCGTGGGTGGCCCAGCACGCGCCGAGCAGTCCGAAGGCGCTGGCCGAGTTCCGGCGGCGGGTGCGGTCGCTGCGGGACGGGGACGAGACCGTCCGCTGGTACCCGTTCTGA
- a CDS encoding 3'-5' exonuclease, protein MGWHRELLIGFDLETTGTDPREARIVTAAVIEVRAGEPMGRREWLADPGVEIPADAVAVHGISNERATAEGHPADRVADSIADVLVGYWKTGVPVVAYNAAFDLTLLSAELRRHALPSLADRLGGAPPAPVIDPYTIDRWVDRYRRGKRNLEAVCAEYGIALDAAHTAPADALAAAHLASAIADRHPKIASLTPADLHHRQIEWYAEWAADFQAFLRRKGEPDAVIDGTWPLRELTESQPV, encoded by the coding sequence ATGGGCTGGCACCGGGAGCTGCTGATCGGCTTCGACCTGGAGACGACCGGGACCGATCCGCGTGAGGCGCGCATCGTCACCGCCGCCGTGATCGAGGTCAGGGCCGGTGAGCCCATGGGCCGCCGCGAATGGCTGGCCGATCCGGGCGTGGAGATCCCGGCCGACGCCGTGGCGGTGCACGGCATCAGCAACGAGCGGGCGACGGCCGAGGGTCACCCGGCCGACCGGGTGGCCGACTCCATCGCCGACGTCCTGGTGGGGTACTGGAAGACGGGCGTCCCGGTCGTCGCCTACAACGCCGCCTTCGACCTCACCCTGCTCTCCGCCGAACTGCGCCGCCACGCCCTGCCGTCCCTCGCCGACCGTCTGGGCGGCGCCCCGCCCGCGCCGGTCATCGACCCCTACACCATCGACCGCTGGGTCGACCGCTACCGCCGCGGCAAGCGCAACCTGGAGGCGGTCTGCGCCGAGTACGGCATAGCCCTCGACGCGGCCCACACGGCCCCGGCCGACGCCCTCGCCGCAGCGCACCTCGCCTCCGCGATAGCCGACCGTCACCCGAAGATCGCCTCCCTGACTCCGGCCGACCTGCACCATCGGCAGATCGAGTGGTATGCCGAGTGGGCGGCGGACTTCCAGGCGTTCCTGCGGCGCAAGGGGGAGCCGGACGCGGTGATCGACGGCACGTGGCCGCTGCGGGAGTTGACCGAGAGCCAGCCGGTGTAG
- a CDS encoding DUF1697 domain-containing protein — MTTYAALLRGINVGGSKKLPMADLRTLLTGLGLTGVRTHLQSGQAVFTTGRGDEESLAAELTRAIEERFGFPVDVLVRDHAYLAAVVEACPFPVTGLEPRQLHVTYFSAPVTPDRFAEIDAAAHLPEEFRLGDRCLYLYAPEGLGRSKLAEALSRRRLTKDLIATSRNWNTVVKLVELTSPGA; from the coding sequence ATGACGACCTACGCGGCGCTGTTGCGCGGAATCAACGTCGGCGGCAGCAAGAAGCTGCCCATGGCCGACCTCCGCACGCTGCTGACCGGCCTCGGCCTCACCGGCGTACGGACCCATCTGCAAAGCGGCCAGGCCGTGTTCACCACCGGCCGCGGCGACGAGGAGTCGCTGGCGGCGGAGCTGACCCGGGCGATCGAGGAGCGGTTCGGCTTCCCCGTCGACGTGCTCGTGCGCGACCACGCCTACCTCGCGGCGGTCGTCGAGGCCTGCCCGTTCCCGGTGACCGGCCTGGAGCCCAGGCAACTGCACGTCACGTACTTCTCCGCCCCCGTCACCCCGGACCGCTTCGCGGAGATCGACGCCGCCGCCCACCTCCCCGAGGAGTTCCGGCTCGGCGACCGCTGCCTGTACCTGTACGCCCCCGAGGGCCTCGGCCGCTCCAAGCTCGCCGAGGCGCTGTCCCGCCGACGCCTGACCAAGGACCTGATCGCCACGAGCCGGAACTGGAACACGGTCGTCAAACTCGTGGAGCTGACGTCTCCGGGAGCGTGA
- a CDS encoding ABC transporter permease, translated as MASTETKTATDAGSVEAGLDALETSVTTRTSFRQTFTGKILPPLVATVVVLLAWQALISFKIVDNPAKLPSPADVAGEFKTAWLQGTLLGYIWTSVSRGLLGFLFALAIGTPLGLVVARVKFVRAAIGPVLSGLQSLPSVAWVPPAVIWLGLDNSMMYAVILLGAVPSIANGLVSGIDQVPPLFLRAGRTMGATGLRGAWHIVLPAALPGYLAGLKQGWAFSWRSLMAAEIIASSPDLGIGLGALLENGRNASSMSMVFEAILLILFVGIAIDLLIFSPLERWVLRSRGLLVKG; from the coding sequence ATGGCCAGCACTGAGACGAAGACCGCCACGGACGCGGGCAGCGTCGAGGCGGGCCTGGACGCCCTGGAGACCTCCGTCACCACCCGGACCTCGTTCCGGCAGACCTTCACCGGCAAGATCCTGCCGCCGCTGGTCGCCACGGTGGTGGTGCTGCTGGCGTGGCAGGCACTGATCTCCTTCAAGATCGTCGACAATCCGGCGAAGCTGCCGTCGCCCGCCGATGTCGCCGGCGAGTTCAAGACGGCCTGGTTGCAGGGCACGCTGCTCGGCTACATCTGGACCTCCGTCTCGCGCGGTCTGCTGGGCTTCCTGTTCGCGCTGGCCATCGGCACCCCGCTGGGGCTGGTCGTGGCCCGGGTGAAGTTCGTGCGCGCGGCCATCGGTCCGGTGCTCTCCGGTCTGCAGTCGCTGCCGTCGGTGGCGTGGGTGCCGCCCGCGGTGATCTGGCTGGGCCTGGACAACTCGATGATGTACGCGGTGATCCTGCTCGGTGCGGTGCCGTCCATCGCCAACGGTCTGGTGTCCGGCATCGACCAGGTGCCGCCGCTGTTCCTGCGGGCCGGCCGCACGATGGGCGCGACCGGGCTGCGGGGTGCCTGGCACATCGTGCTGCCGGCGGCGCTGCCGGGCTATCTGGCCGGGCTCAAGCAGGGCTGGGCGTTCTCCTGGCGTTCGCTGATGGCCGCGGAGATCATCGCCTCCTCCCCCGACCTGGGCATCGGTCTGGGCGCGCTGCTGGAGAACGGCCGCAACGCCAGTTCCATGTCGATGGTGTTCGAGGCGATCCTGCTGATCCTGTTCGTCGGCATCGCCATCGACCTGCTGATCTTCAGCCCGCTGGAGCGGTGGGTGCTGCGCAGCCGCGGCCTGCTGGTGAAGGGCTGA
- a CDS encoding ABC transporter ATP-binding protein — MSSQEVTTMATTFAKAAEAVEHAARIEHVSKSFANPGGQQLVLDDISLDVAPGEFVTLLGASGCGKSTLLNLVAGLDQPSAGSITTNGRPALMFQEHALFPWLTAGKNIELALKLRGVAKDERRERAERLLELVRLQGAYGKRVHELSGGMRQRVAMARALAQDSQLLLMDEPFAALDAITRDLLHDELTRIWAETGVSVLFVTHNVREAVRLAQRVVLLSSRPGRVAREWQVDIPQPRRIEDAPVAELSLEITDVLRGEIRRHGQH, encoded by the coding sequence ATGAGTTCCCAGGAGGTGACGACCATGGCCACGACCTTCGCCAAGGCCGCCGAGGCCGTAGAGCACGCGGCACGCATCGAGCACGTGTCGAAGTCCTTCGCGAACCCCGGCGGGCAGCAGCTCGTCCTGGACGACATCAGCCTCGATGTCGCGCCGGGCGAGTTCGTCACCCTCCTGGGGGCCTCGGGCTGCGGCAAGTCGACCCTGCTGAACCTGGTGGCGGGGCTGGACCAGCCCTCCGCCGGCAGCATCACGACCAACGGGCGGCCGGCTCTGATGTTCCAGGAGCATGCCCTGTTCCCGTGGCTGACCGCGGGCAAGAACATCGAACTCGCCCTGAAGCTCCGGGGCGTTGCCAAGGACGAGCGGCGTGAGCGGGCCGAGCGGCTGCTCGAACTCGTCCGGCTGCAGGGCGCGTACGGCAAGCGGGTGCACGAGCTGTCCGGCGGTATGCGCCAGCGCGTGGCCATGGCCCGTGCGCTCGCGCAGGACAGCCAGCTGCTGCTGATGGACGAGCCGTTCGCCGCGCTGGACGCCATCACCCGCGACCTGCTGCACGACGAACTGACCCGGATCTGGGCGGAGACGGGAGTGTCGGTGCTGTTCGTCACGCACAACGTGCGCGAGGCGGTACGGCTCGCGCAGCGGGTCGTGCTGCTGTCGTCCCGGCCGGGCCGGGTGGCGCGCGAGTGGCAGGTGGACATCCCGCAGCCGCGGCGCATCGAGGACGCGCCCGTCGCCGAACTGTCCCTCGAGATCACCGATGTACTGCGTGGGGAGATCCGCCGCCATGGCCAGCACTGA
- a CDS encoding ABC transporter substrate-binding protein → MPATTAFRRSLAVIAALPLLTLAACSYGSQAKNDDTAKVAAGAKKIDGLDSVKIGYFGNLTHATALVGNDKGFFQKELGATRPTYQVFNAGPSEIEAVNSGSIDIGWIGPSPAINGYTKSAGKNLRIIGGSASGGVKLVVNPKKIKSLQDVKGKKIATPQLGNTQDVAFLNWIAEQGWKVDAQSGKGDVSVVRTDNKVTPDAFASGSVDGAWVPEPTASKLVAEGGKVLLDEASLWPDKKFVITNIIVRQAFLKEHPKAVEAVLKASVEANKWINANPDAAKAAANKQLAADSGKALPAKVLDPAWQSIRFTDDPLAATLGTEAQHAVKAGLLDSPKLDGIYDLTLLNKVLKAEGEPTVGDAGLGVK, encoded by the coding sequence GTGCCTGCAACAACCGCCTTCCGCCGCAGCCTTGCGGTGATAGCCGCGCTCCCTCTCCTCACCCTCGCCGCCTGCAGCTACGGCTCCCAGGCCAAGAACGACGACACCGCCAAGGTCGCCGCCGGCGCCAAGAAGATCGACGGACTCGACTCCGTGAAGATCGGCTACTTCGGCAACCTGACACACGCCACCGCGCTGGTCGGCAACGACAAGGGCTTCTTCCAGAAGGAGCTGGGCGCGACCCGGCCCACGTACCAGGTCTTCAACGCCGGCCCGTCCGAGATCGAGGCCGTCAACTCGGGTTCGATCGACATCGGCTGGATCGGCCCCTCCCCCGCGATCAACGGCTACACCAAGTCGGCCGGCAAGAACCTGCGCATCATCGGCGGTTCGGCCTCCGGCGGCGTGAAGCTGGTCGTGAACCCGAAGAAGATCAAGTCGCTGCAGGACGTCAAGGGCAAGAAGATCGCCACCCCCCAGTTGGGCAACACGCAGGACGTGGCGTTCCTCAACTGGATCGCCGAGCAGGGCTGGAAGGTCGACGCGCAGAGCGGCAAGGGCGATGTGTCGGTCGTGCGCACCGACAACAAGGTGACCCCGGACGCGTTCGCGTCCGGCTCCGTCGACGGTGCCTGGGTGCCGGAGCCGACCGCGTCGAAGCTGGTCGCCGAGGGCGGCAAGGTGCTGCTGGACGAGGCGTCGCTGTGGCCGGACAAGAAGTTCGTGATCACGAACATCATCGTGCGGCAGGCCTTCCTGAAGGAGCACCCCAAGGCGGTCGAGGCGGTGCTGAAGGCCTCGGTCGAGGCCAACAAGTGGATCAACGCCAACCCGGACGCGGCGAAGGCGGCGGCGAACAAGCAGCTGGCGGCGGACTCGGGCAAGGCACTGCCCGCCAAGGTCCTCGACCCGGCGTGGCAGTCGATCCGGTTCACCGACGACCCACTGGCCGCCACCCTCGGCACCGAGGCGCAGCACGCGGTCAAGGCCGGTCTGCTGGACAGCCCCAAGCTGGACGGCATCTATGACCTCACCCTGCTGAACAAGGTCCTCAAGGCCGAGGGCGAGCCCACCGTCGGCGACGCCGGTCTCGGCGTCAAGTAA
- a CDS encoding DsbA family protein, with translation MTYRDADTATATATDSAAESGPTRVDFFFDPACPFAWITSRWMLEVERLRPLDLRFRAMSLYLHNMGNELPDWYRDLVDRSIGPVRVAVAAAERHGETVLRDLYTAFGTRIHEHGIKDFDQVIAESLTELGLPAELSAAAHDPSYDDAVRRSHEAGAEQESGGYVGTPTIHVDGTVWFGPVLRAIPRGAEAAELFDSFRVLARHPDLFELKRTRTGALRFD, from the coding sequence ATGACGTATCGAGACGCCGACACCGCCACTGCTACCGCTACCGACTCGGCCGCCGAGTCCGGCCCGACCCGGGTCGACTTCTTCTTCGACCCGGCCTGCCCCTTCGCCTGGATCACCTCCCGCTGGATGCTGGAGGTCGAGCGCCTGCGCCCGCTCGACCTCCGGTTCCGGGCGATGAGCCTGTACCTGCACAACATGGGCAACGAACTCCCCGACTGGTACCGGGACTTGGTGGACCGCTCGATCGGCCCGGTGCGGGTCGCCGTGGCCGCCGCCGAACGCCACGGCGAGACGGTGCTGCGCGACCTGTACACCGCCTTCGGCACCCGGATCCACGAACACGGGATCAAGGACTTCGACCAGGTGATCGCCGAGTCGCTGACCGAACTCGGGCTCCCCGCCGAGCTGTCGGCCGCCGCTCACGACCCGTCGTACGACGACGCGGTACGCCGTAGCCACGAGGCCGGCGCCGAGCAGGAATCGGGTGGCTATGTGGGCACGCCGACCATTCACGTCGACGGCACGGTGTGGTTCGGACCTGTGCTGCGGGCGATTCCGCGGGGCGCCGAGGCGGCCGAACTCTTCGACAGCTTCCGGGTGCTGGCCCGCCACCCCGACCTCTTCGAACTCAAGCGCACCCGCACCGGCGCCCTCCGCTTCGACTGA